One Marinitoga hydrogenitolerans DSM 16785 genomic window carries:
- the trxB gene encoding thioredoxin-disulfide reductase: protein MFFDLGSSKSKSSLKDYYDMVIIGGGPAGVAAGIYAVQGGIKPLIIEKDLDGGQVNLTEYVENYPGFDSITGEDLAEKLGEHAKKFGVEFHYGEVINVDFSKDEKIISLDDGSIVKTKTVVIATGATPRRLEVPGEKEFAGKGVSYCATCDGHFFKNQKVAVIGGGNTAVEEALYLSKIAKEVYIIHRRDKLRADKIYQDKAFNAENIKFIWNTVVKEIKGDKKVQQLVLENRKTGEITNFDVDGVFVFVGLTPVTKLFEGKIKLDDYGYIPVDKHNETNVKGVFAAGDVIQKELRQIITAAADGAIAASFAVRKYFN from the coding sequence GTTCTTTGACTTGGGTTCCTCTAAAAGCAAAAGCTCTTTAAAAGATTATTATGATATGGTTATAATTGGTGGCGGACCTGCAGGTGTTGCAGCAGGAATATATGCTGTTCAAGGCGGAATTAAACCATTAATTATAGAAAAAGATTTAGATGGAGGACAGGTTAACTTAACCGAATATGTTGAAAATTATCCAGGATTTGACTCAATCACTGGTGAAGACTTAGCTGAAAAATTAGGTGAACATGCTAAAAAATTTGGCGTAGAATTTCATTATGGTGAAGTTATTAATGTTGATTTTTCAAAAGATGAAAAAATAATTTCTTTAGATGATGGAAGTATTGTAAAAACTAAAACTGTTGTAATTGCTACAGGAGCAACACCTCGAAGATTAGAAGTTCCTGGTGAAAAGGAATTTGCAGGTAAAGGAGTTTCATATTGTGCAACATGTGATGGCCATTTCTTTAAAAACCAAAAAGTTGCTGTAATCGGTGGAGGAAACACCGCAGTTGAAGAAGCTTTATATCTTTCAAAAATAGCAAAAGAAGTATATATAATACACAGAAGAGATAAACTCAGGGCCGATAAAATTTATCAGGATAAAGCATTTAATGCTGAAAATATTAAATTTATATGGAATACTGTTGTTAAAGAAATAAAAGGTGACAAAAAAGTTCAACAATTAGTTCTTGAAAATAGAAAAACAGGTGAAATTACTAATTTTGACGTAGATGGTGTATTTGTTTTTGTTGGATTAACTCCTGTTACAAAACTATTTGAAGGAAAAATAAAACTTGATGATTATGGGTATATACCTGTTGACAAACATAATGAAACTAATGTAAAAGGTGTATTTGCTGCAGGCGATGTTATACAAAAAGAATTAAGACAAATTATAACCGCAGCTGCCGATGGAGCAATAGCAGCATCATTTGCAGTAAGAAAATATTTTAATTAA